A part of Carassius carassius chromosome 32, fCarCar2.1, whole genome shotgun sequence genomic DNA contains:
- the entpd5a gene encoding ectonucleoside triphosphate diphosphohydrolase 5, with the protein MSQQMFLLMVVSMWLFAGYFLAEATYYNHHMYNRYRALNHHANMDNQLPPEVPVVTEAVAPRPVNFSHTFYGIMFDAGSTGTRIHIYKFIQKDPVELPVLDNEMYHAVKPGLSAYADMPEVGGETIRQLLKVAKKTIPKEQWIQTPVVLKATAGLRLLPQEKAKALLDEVKEIFDDSPFLVPNNSVTIMNGTNEGILAWVTVNFLTGHLYAKTRKTVGILDLGGGSTQITFLPRLKKTVLTAPSDYIAKINMFNSTFELYTHSYLGNGLIAARLATLGALGADGLDWKVFRSSCLPKKFREDWSFGGLTYKVSGIPDGFAGYKLCYQEVMRVVKGIVHQPFEVKGSSIFFAFSYYYDRAVESGLIEGSRGGTVEVRDFKKRAKEVCNKMTKYRPISPFLCMDMTYITCLLKEGFGFKDSTVLQLTKKVNNVETSWALGAIFDHFHKLNIH; encoded by the exons ATGTCTCAGCAGATGTTTCTCTTGATGGTGGTGTCCATGTGGCTTTTTGCCGGGTACTTCCTGGCAGAGGCAACATATTACAACCACCATATGTACAACCGCTACCGTGCGCTCAATCACCATGCCAACATGGACAATCAGCTCCCTCCAGAGGTACCTGTGGTGACGGAAGCAGTGGCCCCTCGTCCAGTCAACTTCAGTCACACCTTTTATGGGATCATGTTTGATGCAGGCAGCACCGGCACCCGTATCCATATTTACAAGTTCATTCAAAAAGACCCAG TTGAGCTTCCAGTGCTTGACAATGAGATGTACCATGCCGTGAAGCCTGGACTGTCAGCGTATGCGGATATGCCCGAAGTG GGTGGAGAAACCATTAGGCAGCTGTTGAAGGTCGCAAAGAAGACCATTCCCAAAGAGCAATGGATACAGACACCTGTGGTTCTGAAAGCCACTGCTGGCTTGCGCTTGCTGCCTCAAGAAAAAGCCAAAGCTCTTTTGGATGAG GTCAAAGAAATTTTTGATGATTCTCCTTTCTTGGTACCAAACAACAGTGTCACCATCATGAATGGCACCAATGAGG GGATCTTGGCATGGGTTACAGTAAACTTCCTCACAG GTCATCTGTATGCTAAAACAAGGAAAACGGTTGGGATCCTGGATTTGGGTGGGGGTTCAACTCAGATTACTTTCCTTCCTCGGTTAAAG AAAACTGTGCTGACTGCTCCTTCAGACTACATTGCCAAAATCAACATGTTCAACAGCACTTTTGAGCTGTATACTCACAG TTATCTCGGAAATGGACTTATTGCTGCACGACTGGCAACTCTTGGCGCTCTTGGTGCTGAtg GTCTTGACTGGAAAGTTTTCAGAAGTTCTTGTTTACCCAAAAAATTCAGAGAAGACTGGAGCTTTGGCGGACTCACCTACAAAGTCAGTGGAATTCCAGATG GTTTTGCAGGGTACAAGTTGTGCTACCAAGAGGTAATGCGGGTGGTGAAAGGGATTGTGCACCAGCCCTTTGAAGTCAAGGGAAGCAGCATCTTCTTTGCCTTCTCCTATTACTATGACAGAGCTGTGGAGTCTGGTCTCATTG AAGGGTCCCGTGGCGGTACAGTGGAAGTCAGGGATTTTAAAAAGAGAGCCAAAGAAG TGTGCAACAAGATGACTAAATATCGTCCGATCAGCCCCTTTTTGTGCATGGACATGACCTATATCACATGCCTATTGAAAGAGGGATTTGGGTTCAAGGACAGCACTGTTCTGCAG CTTACTAAAAAGGTGAATAATGTGGAGACAAGCTGGGCACTTGGCGCCATCTTCGATCATTTCCACAAGCTCAACATTCATTAA